Proteins found in one Vallitalea guaymasensis genomic segment:
- a CDS encoding MerR family transcriptional regulator — protein sequence MRIGKFAEHNKVSKDTIRHYMDLDLIVPNKKSGQYYFDEKCQTSLEQILMLKNMEFSLNEIRNIFRMQLLGKYSDYQKNDYYQKLFIDKHNNIEKEIEHLINVKVSLEKEIQKLANENRQKPYKRGINIRFLDMFTCRSCKGNLTLNDGIINNNEIIQGKLKCKCGQEYSIDDGILIVDGNYDKDYSDNPYSISNYIINTDQHFIDNLYKGIELVRQKIDWHGFKDKVILEVGSGLGFILRNILNDLSDDVIYIAVDHNITMHRYLKKMLEKAKCDKNIIFICSDFLQIPIKNESVDILLDIAGTSNYGFNNKEYLLNSINHYIKKQASLIGAYILFQNFSNSSLINVEYRKNFIKDNIKKDIKSLGYEKKMEDYIYDYIETAGEYENYFTKGEKVYLYAFYGKR from the coding sequence ATGAGGATTGGTAAATTTGCAGAACATAATAAAGTTAGTAAAGATACAATTAGACATTATATGGACTTAGATTTGATAGTTCCTAATAAGAAATCGGGTCAATACTACTTTGATGAAAAATGCCAAACAAGTTTAGAACAAATACTAATGTTAAAAAACATGGAGTTTTCATTAAATGAGATTAGAAATATATTTCGAATGCAATTATTAGGAAAATATTCAGATTATCAAAAGAATGACTACTATCAAAAGTTATTTATAGATAAGCATAATAACATTGAAAAAGAAATAGAACATCTTATTAATGTGAAAGTCAGTCTGGAAAAAGAAATACAAAAACTAGCAAATGAAAATCGACAAAAGCCCTATAAAAGGGGTATCAACATTAGGTTTTTGGATATGTTTACTTGTAGAAGCTGTAAAGGAAATCTAACACTTAATGATGGAATAATAAATAATAATGAGATAATTCAGGGAAAGCTTAAATGTAAATGTGGACAAGAATATTCTATTGATGATGGTATACTCATAGTAGATGGCAATTATGATAAAGATTATAGCGATAATCCATATAGCATCAGTAATTATATTATAAATACAGACCAACATTTTATTGATAATTTATATAAAGGTATTGAATTGGTGCGTCAAAAGATAGATTGGCATGGTTTTAAAGATAAAGTTATACTTGAAGTAGGTTCGGGATTAGGATTTATTTTAAGGAATATTCTAAATGATCTCTCGGATGATGTGATATATATTGCAGTTGACCATAATATTACGATGCATAGATATCTTAAAAAAATGCTTGAAAAAGCTAAATGTGATAAGAATATTATTTTTATTTGTTCTGACTTTTTACAGATACCTATCAAAAACGAATCTGTTGATATACTTCTAGATATAGCTGGTACCAGTAATTATGGTTTTAACAATAAAGAATATTTATTGAATTCTATTAATCATTATATTAAGAAACAAGCGTCGTTAATTGGTGCTTATATCTTATTTCAAAACTTCAGTAATTCAAGTTTGATTAATGTAGAGTATAGAAAGAATTTCATCAAGGATAATATCAAAAAGGATATTAAAAGTCTGGGATATGAGAAAAAAATGGAAGATTATATATATGATTACATTGAAACTGCTGGAGAATATGAAAATTATTTTACAAAAGGTGAAAAAGTCTATTTATACGCTTTTTATGGCAAAAGGTAA
- a CDS encoding zinc ribbon domain-containing protein yields MNENTNKFKIIFWIITSVIILGIGSMVFIVILSGTIKEQDVIPSIIVGVFGLFISLIPIIMGILVHKDAKRLQMDPWMWTLIVMYVPYFIGLIIYLVVRSNEKNKSRCINCGSAVESDYNICPNCGHQLADVCSNCSRYVKKEFSICPYCGKDIEKK; encoded by the coding sequence ATGAACGAGAATACTAATAAGTTTAAAATAATATTTTGGATTATTACTTCAGTTATAATATTAGGTATAGGGAGTATGGTATTTATTGTAATCCTAAGTGGTACAATCAAAGAGCAGGATGTTATTCCTTCAATTATAGTGGGTGTGTTTGGTTTATTTATTTCATTAATTCCAATTATCATGGGTATATTAGTTCATAAAGATGCTAAGAGATTACAGATGGACCCTTGGATGTGGACTTTAATTGTTATGTATGTTCCTTATTTCATAGGGTTAATCATTTATTTGGTAGTTCGAAGCAATGAAAAAAATAAATCAAGATGTATTAATTGTGGTAGTGCAGTAGAATCAGATTATAATATTTGTCCTAATTGTGGACATCAATTAGCTGATGTATGTTCCAATTGTAGTAGGTACGTAAAGAAAGAATTTTCCATATGTCCTTATTGTGGAAAAGATATAGAAAAAAAGTAG
- a CDS encoding peptidylprolyl isomerase — protein sequence MKNYKHFILGFVTATFLSAAVIGVSASGLVKDITAKISYEIKTVLDGEEFSPKDTDGTELEPIIYNGRTYLPVRSLCDALGVSVGWENDTKSIILSTQPNNNNEDTIVTINGENKITLGEINLYLGQIKTQYESYFGPNVWEQTTEDGQSVEQVAKDNAISAAQSSNLIGLIAKQKGIKLTDEQQKGIDSQVNSFMSALQKESTGKSGITQEIVKKTMENQELYKLLYNKEMKDYTVDEEKLNAILDQNVQYKRYQENGYEYYAKKVRARHILIKTVDDSNQPLSEDKKVEAKKEAEKILAKAKAGEDFAALAKEYSQDPGSKDNGGEYTFARGEMISEFEEAAFNLKPGEISKIVETGYGYHVIKLEEVIEPTEEDIKAIKDNEANIKAQAIEQLKLQAFNKKVEEWQADYKIEINDEIWKNVKISEFEF from the coding sequence ATGAAGAATTATAAACATTTTATTTTAGGATTTGTTACTGCAACTTTTTTATCAGCTGCTGTAATAGGAGTCTCAGCTAGTGGGTTAGTAAAAGATATAACCGCTAAGATATCTTATGAGATCAAAACAGTATTGGACGGTGAAGAATTTAGTCCAAAAGATACTGATGGAACTGAATTAGAACCAATCATATATAATGGAAGAACTTACTTACCTGTTCGTTCATTATGCGATGCTCTTGGTGTATCAGTAGGGTGGGAAAATGATACCAAATCAATTATATTATCTACACAACCTAATAATAATAATGAAGATACTATAGTTACTATAAATGGAGAAAATAAGATTACCCTTGGTGAAATCAATCTATATTTAGGACAAATAAAAACTCAATATGAATCATATTTCGGACCTAATGTATGGGAACAGACAACAGAAGATGGGCAATCTGTAGAACAGGTAGCTAAAGATAATGCCATTAGTGCAGCTCAATCTAGTAACCTTATAGGTTTAATAGCCAAACAAAAGGGTATAAAATTGACTGATGAACAACAAAAAGGTATTGATAGCCAAGTTAATAGTTTTATGAGCGCATTGCAGAAAGAAAGTACTGGCAAAAGTGGTATTACTCAAGAAATTGTTAAGAAAACAATGGAAAATCAAGAGTTATATAAATTATTATATAATAAAGAAATGAAGGATTATACTGTTGATGAAGAGAAACTAAACGCTATATTAGACCAAAATGTACAATATAAGAGATATCAAGAAAATGGTTATGAATATTATGCTAAAAAAGTTAGAGCAAGACATATATTAATAAAAACAGTAGATGATAGTAATCAACCTTTGTCAGAAGACAAAAAGGTAGAGGCTAAAAAAGAAGCTGAGAAAATATTAGCTAAAGCTAAAGCAGGAGAAGATTTTGCCGCTCTAGCAAAAGAATATTCACAAGATCCTGGTTCTAAAGATAATGGTGGAGAATATACTTTTGCAAGAGGAGAAATGATATCAGAATTTGAAGAAGCTGCTTTTAATCTCAAGCCAGGAGAAATAAGTAAAATTGTTGAGACTGGTTATGGATACCATGTCATAAAATTAGAAGAAGTGATAGAACCTACTGAGGAAGATATTAAAGCGATAAAAGATAATGAAGCTAATATAAAAGCTCAAGCCATTGAACAATTAAAGCTACAAGCATTTAATAAAAAAGTTGAAGAATGGCAAGCTGATTATAAAATAGAAATTAATGATGAAATTTGGAAGAATGTTAAAATTTCTGAATTTGAATTTTAG
- a CDS encoding glycoside hydrolase family 3 N-terminal domain-containing protein: MNKEVDINELLKELSLSEKIGQLQQLASQFYIKDSEGELTGPLKDLGISEEKIWVSGSVLGVKDAEEARRIQDKYLDKSSTKIPLLFMADIIHGYRTIFPIPLAIGCTWNLDNAVLCGQVSAKEAALSGVHVTFSPMVDLVRDPRWGRVMESTGEDTYLNSVFGKAFVEGYQGDLSSNYNIASCVKHFAAYGAVEAGREYNTVDLSDRQLKEYYLPSYKASIDEGAKMVMTSFNTIHGVPASGSKYLMQDILRDNFQFDGVVISDWGAVGELQVHGVAADDEEVAEKAISAGVDVEMMTSCYINNLENLVKEGRVQEELIDEAVLRILQLKKDLGLFSDPYRGMDGDKAKQMFMCNEHKEAVRKVARESIVLLKNDNVLPLSKDKKIAVIGPKGDSTDLLGGWSWQGRKEKITTLKENLINEIGNNLISYAKGCDVNGHDESGFEEAVNVAKEADVVILALGESSEMSGEGGSRAYIGLPGVQERLAEEILRLNKPTVVLLFSGRPLEITNLSKKAPAIIEAWFPGTEGGSAITEVLYGDFNPSGRLTTSFPYATGQIPVYYNSYNTGRPKTANTAETRYVSQFIDIPNEPLYPFGYGLSYTQFQYKDFTLSSDKMTKDDKITASVTVKNIGDRKGTETVQFYIRDLVGSTVRPVKELKGFKRIELEPQEESKVEFVITEEMLRYYNIDCELVSEPGDFHAMVGCNSADTYTKKFTLL; encoded by the coding sequence ATGAATAAAGAAGTTGATATAAATGAGTTATTGAAAGAACTTTCTCTATCAGAAAAAATTGGACAATTACAGCAATTAGCTTCCCAATTTTATATAAAAGATTCTGAAGGAGAACTTACTGGACCCTTAAAAGACCTAGGGATATCAGAAGAAAAAATATGGGTTTCAGGTAGTGTTCTAGGAGTAAAAGATGCTGAAGAAGCTCGGAGGATTCAAGATAAATACCTAGATAAAAGCAGTACAAAGATTCCTCTATTATTTATGGCTGATATCATTCATGGATACAGAACCATTTTTCCTATACCCCTTGCAATAGGATGTACATGGAATCTTGATAATGCTGTGTTGTGTGGACAAGTATCTGCCAAAGAAGCAGCTCTTTCAGGGGTGCATGTGACTTTCTCACCTATGGTAGATTTGGTTAGAGACCCTAGATGGGGTAGAGTGATGGAGTCTACTGGAGAAGATACATATCTTAATAGTGTCTTTGGTAAAGCTTTTGTAGAAGGATATCAGGGAGATTTATCTTCTAATTATAATATAGCTTCTTGTGTAAAACACTTTGCAGCTTATGGTGCGGTAGAAGCTGGGAGAGAATACAATACAGTTGATTTATCCGATAGACAATTAAAAGAATACTATCTTCCTTCATATAAAGCATCTATAGATGAGGGTGCTAAGATGGTTATGACTTCTTTTAATACAATTCATGGTGTACCTGCTTCTGGCAGTAAATATCTTATGCAAGATATTCTAAGGGATAACTTCCAGTTTGATGGTGTTGTTATCTCCGACTGGGGTGCTGTTGGAGAATTGCAGGTTCACGGTGTTGCAGCAGATGATGAAGAAGTGGCTGAAAAAGCTATAAGTGCAGGGGTAGACGTTGAAATGATGACTTCTTGTTATATTAACAATCTTGAAAACCTTGTAAAAGAAGGCAGGGTACAAGAAGAATTAATAGATGAAGCTGTACTTAGAATACTGCAGTTGAAAAAAGATCTAGGATTATTCAGTGACCCGTACAGAGGTATGGATGGAGATAAAGCAAAACAAATGTTTATGTGTAATGAACACAAAGAAGCCGTAAGAAAAGTTGCTAGAGAATCAATAGTACTCTTGAAGAATGATAATGTATTACCTCTATCTAAGGATAAGAAAATAGCTGTTATAGGACCAAAAGGGGATAGCACTGATTTACTTGGAGGTTGGTCATGGCAAGGAAGAAAAGAAAAAATTACAACTCTAAAAGAAAATCTGATTAATGAAATTGGAAATAACCTTATATCATATGCAAAGGGTTGTGATGTCAATGGTCATGATGAAAGTGGTTTTGAAGAAGCTGTAAATGTAGCAAAAGAAGCTGACGTTGTTATATTAGCCTTAGGAGAAAGTTCAGAGATGAGTGGTGAAGGTGGAAGTAGAGCATATATAGGATTACCTGGAGTACAGGAAAGACTTGCAGAAGAAATTTTAAGACTAAACAAACCTACTGTAGTTTTATTATTTAGCGGTCGTCCACTAGAAATAACAAATCTCAGTAAAAAAGCTCCTGCAATAATAGAAGCCTGGTTTCCTGGTACAGAAGGTGGATCAGCTATTACTGAAGTGTTATACGGAGACTTCAATCCTTCTGGCAGACTGACAACGAGTTTTCCTTATGCTACAGGTCAAATACCAGTATATTACAATTCCTATAATACAGGCAGACCAAAAACAGCTAATACTGCTGAAACAAGGTATGTTTCTCAGTTTATAGATATTCCCAATGAACCTCTTTATCCTTTTGGATATGGACTTAGTTATACACAGTTCCAATATAAAGATTTCACTTTAAGTTCTGATAAAATGACTAAGGATGATAAAATAACTGCTTCTGTAACAGTAAAAAATATTGGTGATAGAAAAGGAACAGAAACAGTACAATTCTACATAAGAGATTTGGTAGGAAGTACTGTAAGACCAGTAAAAGAGCTAAAGGGATTCAAAAGAATAGAGCTTGAACCACAGGAAGAATCAAAAGTTGAATTTGTGATAACAGAAGAAATGTTAAGATATTATAATATAGATTGTGAATTAGTAAGTGAACCAGGAGATTTCCACGCAATGGTAGGATGTAATTCAGCAGATACTTATACTAAAAAGTTCACTTTGCTATAA
- a CDS encoding RNA polymerase sigma factor codes for MDEKIIIERCKNGYSEYFEILIEKYEGMLYKYCFYLTGSQEEGKDLFQETWLKAYSKIKLYSDKYLFKNWLLSIASNTYKDWYRKQKRWSSKIKNYFAEDKMNKELASIPSKDPLPEEEFLFKDISKELKKSVLELKPHYKVVILLFYFEEKTIKEISYILSVPEGTVKSRLNQAKKILKEKLEVK; via the coding sequence TTGGATGAAAAAATAATCATTGAAAGATGTAAAAATGGATATAGTGAATATTTTGAAATACTTATTGAAAAATATGAAGGCATGCTATATAAATATTGTTTCTATCTAACCGGTTCCCAAGAAGAGGGAAAAGATCTTTTTCAAGAAACATGGTTAAAAGCTTATTCAAAAATAAAACTGTATTCAGACAAATATCTTTTTAAAAATTGGTTACTATCTATTGCATCAAATACGTATAAAGATTGGTATCGTAAACAAAAAAGATGGTCCAGTAAAATCAAAAATTATTTTGCAGAAGATAAAATGAATAAAGAATTAGCATCCATACCCTCAAAAGATCCTTTGCCAGAAGAAGAATTTTTATTCAAAGATATTTCTAAGGAATTAAAAAAATCAGTGTTAGAACTAAAACCACATTATAAGGTAGTTATTCTTCTTTTCTACTTTGAAGAAAAGACTATCAAGGAAATAAGTTATATACTTAGTGTTCCTGAAGGAACTGTAAAATCTAGATTGAATCAGGCTAAAAAAATATTAAAAGAGAAGTTGGAGGTGAAATGA